Proteins from a single region of Artemia franciscana chromosome 2, ASM3288406v1, whole genome shotgun sequence:
- the LOC136044005 gene encoding uncharacterized protein LOC136044005 has protein sequence MRNDGVPEKIVRLIKAYYVGTRGFIRADGEISKEISIDKGVRQGCALSPILFNFVIDQIMKTLDKYKGVTISPALSITDLDYADDMDILAESIIEAHLMIDDIAARSLATGLKISQSKTKSIRTSGLDETPITLNGIPIEDVQNLKYLGSLINPKSEALSEIQSRISAAWAAFIQLRKAGEANNLNVFHHKCLRCILGLRLSDRVPNDVIRRRCGDIPLVSDVVKARRLRWFGHRLRRPDDSFSKQCLKCQPLAHWKKKPGGQKKTWLSTVRADLEPMGGFKKHGHRWNRQWIQLIEPIALEREQWRDACRHILDVTMGLDKART, from the exons atgAGGAATGATGGAGTGCCCGAAAAGATAGTCCGTTTAATTAAGGCTTATTACGTGGGAACGAGGGGATTTATAAGAGCTGACGGAGAaatctcaaaagaaatatcaattgaCAAAGGAGTGCGACAGGGTTGTGCCTTATCgcctattttatttaactttgtcaTTGACCAGATCATGAAGACTCTTGACAAATACAAAGGTGTGACAATCAGTCCAGCACTATCAATAACAGACCTTGATTACGCCGATGATATGGATATCCTGGCTGAGTCGATAATAGAAGCACATCTCATGATAGACGACATTGCTGCTAGATCCCTTGCTACTGGACTAAAGATCAGCCAATCGAAAACAAAATCGATACGCACATCTGGGCTAGATGAAACTCCAATCACATTGAATGGCATCCCAATCGAGGACGTCCAGAATTTGAAATATCTAGGCTCCCTAATAAATCCCAAGAGCGAAGCTCTAAGCGAAATACAAAGCCGCATCTCCGCAGCCTGGGCAGCATTCATCCAGCTTCGGAA AGCTGGGGAAGCTAATAACCTGAATGTCTTCCACCACAAGTGTCTTCGCTGTATTCTTGGCCTGCGTCTCTCTGACCGCGTCCCGAACGATGTCATCAGAAGAAGATGTGGTGATATACCACTTGTCTCTGATGTTGTCAAAGCGAGACGtctacgatggttcgggcatagACTGCGCCGACCGGATGACTCGTTCAGCAAACAGTGCTTGAAATGCCAACCCCTTGCGCACTGGAAGAAGAAGCCTGGAGgacaaaaaaagacatggttatCAACAGTTAGAGCCGACCTCGAGCCAATGGGAGGTTTCAAGAAGCACGGACACCGATGGAATAGACAATGGATCCAGTTGATCGAGCCAATCGCACTTGAAAGAGAGCAATGGAGAGACGCATGCCGACATATTCTGGATGTCACGATGGGCCTGGACAAGGCTCGAACGTGA
- the LOC136044006 gene encoding histone H2A-beta, sperm-like has translation MSGRGKGGKVKGKAKSRSNRAGLQFPVGRIHRLLRKGNYAERFGAGAPVYLAAVMEHLAADVLELADNAARDNKKIRIIPRHLQLAIRNDEELNKLLSGVTIPQEAFCPIFKQSFNQRRLKNRQRLK, from the coding sequence ATGTCAGGAAGAGGAAAGGGTGGAAAAGTGAAGGGAAAGGCAAAGTCCCGTTCAAACAGGGCAGGTCTCCAATTCCCAGTGGGAAGGATCCACCGTCTTCTGAGAAAGGGCAACTATGCGGAGCGATTTGGTGCAGGCGCACCCGTTTACCTTGCAGCGGTGATGGAGCATTTGGCTGCCGATGTCCTTGAGCTTGCTGATAATGCTGCAcgagataacaaaaaaattcgTATCATTCCTCGTCACCTTCAGCTTGCCATTAGAAACGATGAAGAACTCAACAAGCTTCTGTCTGGGGTCACCATTCCCCAAGAGGCGTTTTGCCCAATATTCAAGCAGTCCTTCAACCAAAGAAGACTGAAAAACCGGCAAAGGCTTAAATGA
- the LOC136024569 gene encoding histone H2B-like, with translation MAPKTSGKAAKKAGKAQKNISKTDKERKRKRKESYAIYIYKVLKQVHPDTGVSSKAMSIMNSFVNDIFERIAAEASRLAHYNKRSTITSREVHTAVRLLLPGELAKHAVSEGTKAVTKYTRSK, from the coding sequence ATGGCTCCAAAAACTTCAGGAAAAGCAGCAAAGAAAGCTGGTAAGGCACagaaaaatattagtaaaactGATAAGGAAAGGAAACGAAAGAGGAAGGAAAGCTACGCCATTTACATTTACAAAGTTCTCAAGCAAGTGCATCCCGACACTGGTGTTTCTAGCAAGGCAATGAGCATCATGAATAGCTTTGTCAACGATATCTTTGAAAGGATTGCTGCGGAAGCCTCTCGTCTAGCTCACTACAACAAGAGGTCCACCATCACTAGCAGAGAGGTTCATACTGCTGTGAGGCTGCTCCTACCCGGAGAACTTGCCAAGCATGCTGTTAGTGAAGGCACTAAAGCTGTAACAAAATACACAAGGTCCAAATAA
- the LOC136024570 gene encoding histone H3-like: MARTKQTARKSTGGKALRKQLATKAVRKSGPATGGVKKPHRYRPGSVALREIRRYQKSTELLIRKLPFQRLVREIAQDFKTDLRFQSSAMMALQEASEAYLVDFLRIPTCVPFTPRG, from the coding sequence ATGGCTAGGACAAAACAAACTGCGAGAAAATCAACTGGTGGAAAGGCACTTAGGAAGCAGCTTGCGACCAAGGCTGTACGTAAGTCGGGTCCTGCTACTGGTGGGGTAaaaaaaccacacagatacaggccCGGATCCGTAGCCCTGAGAGAGATTCGTCGTTATCAAAAGAGTACcgaactcttaataaggaaattgccCTTCCAAAGACTTGTGCGAGAGATTGCccaggatttcaaaactgacttgagGTTCCAGAGTTCGGCTATGATGGCCCTACAAGAAGCCAGCGAGGCGTATCTAGTTGACTTTTTGAGGATACCAACTTGTGTGCCATTCACGCCAAGAGGGTGA
- the LOC136024571 gene encoding histone H4-like: protein MTGRGKGGNGLGKGDAKRHRKVLRDNIQGITKPPIKRLARRGGVKRISGLIYEETRGVLKVFPENVIRDAVTYTEHAKRKTLTAMDVVYALKRQGRTLYGFGG from the coding sequence ATGACAGGAAGAGGAAAAGGAGGAAATGGGCTTGGAAAAGGAGATGCAAAGCGTCATCGGAAAGTTCTTCGTGACAATATCCAGGGTATCACAAAgccaccaattaaaagactggCCCGCCGTGGTggtgtaaaacgtatatctggcctaatttacgaggaaaccagaggtgttcTTAAAGTTTTTCCTGAAAATGTTATTCGCGATGCTGTCACCTACACAGAACATGCCAAGAGAAAGACTCTAACTGCTATGGATGTAGTCTACGCTCTGAAGCGTCAAGGTCGTACATTGTATGGCTTTGGTGGTTAA
- the LOC136024573 gene encoding histone H1-delta-like — translation MSEVEAQVAPTSVESQSKALPAKKEKKAKAPKPAKVAKPKGDKKAKAPANHPKYTEMITKSIADLKERGGSSRQAILKYIMANFQVGNDAKVVNMHLKQALKRCLANGIVINPKGTGVTGSFKLAKPIKAENPKAGKPTKPTAKKTSVKKTAKLTAVKKSTSSKKATKPMAGSKKPVKTFKKPTVAKKAVAAKKSTPKKGPSVKKVASKKSVAKKPAKK, via the coding sequence ATGTCTGAAGTTGAAGCTCAAGTGGCACCAACATCTGTAGAATCTCAGAGCAAGGCTTTACCAgccaagaaggaaaagaaagcaaaggCTCCAAAACCAGCTAAAGTTGCAAAACCTAAAGGAGATAAAAAAGCCAAGGCACCAGCAAACCACCCAAAATACACCGAAATGATCACTAAATCCATTGCTGACCTGAAAGAACGCGGGGGATCTAGCCGTCAGGCcattctcaaatacataatgGCCAATTTTCAGGTTGGCAATGATGCCAAAGTTGTGAATATGCATCTTAAGCAAGCTTTGAAGCGCTGCCTTGCAAATGGAATTGTTATAAATCCCAAAGGTACTGGCGTAACTGGTTCTTTCAAGCTTGCAAAGCCTATCAAGGCCGAAAACCCCAAGGCTGGAAAGCCTACCAAGCCCACAGCTAAGAAGACCTCAGTCAAGAAAACAGCCAAACTAACTGCagttaaaaagtcaacttcATCCAAAAAGGCTACCAAGCCAATGGCTGGTAGCAAGAAACCTGTAAAGACTTTCAAGAAACCCACTGTTGCCAAAAAAGCAGTAGCAGCAAAGAAGTCGACACCTAAGAAGGGGCCATCAGTCAAGAAAGTGGCATCTAAAAAGTCAGTGGCTAAGAAACCAGCTAAAAAGTAA